CAATACTACGGTCGACATGACTCTCTGCGGCAAAATTAACGACATAATCAAAATTATATTTTGCAAAAAGTTCATCAGCCAAATCACGGTCGCAGATATCTCCCTTTACAAACTCACAACGTTCGCCATCGATATCCTCCGCTATTGTACCCAGATTCCCTGCATAAGTAAGCAAGTCAAGAACTACGATCTTTATATCCTGATGCTCAGCCAGCATATATTTGATAAAGTTGGCACCAATAAAACCAGCGGCACCTGTAACCAGATAAGTCTTCATCGTCCGTATTATTTATATGTATAATTAATTTCTGCTTCGCTCAATAGGGGAGATTTTGTGTCTTTCTCCGATAAGGTTAATGCTTCCGCATCCGTGATCTTCCAATCTATCCCTATCGAAGGATCATCAAAGCGTAATCCCCTTTCATGGCTTGGCATGTAAGGATTATCTACCTTATATGTAAATACAGCCTCGTCGCTCAACACATGAAATCCATGAGCAAAGCCCTGAGGGATAAAAAACTGGCGTTTATTCTCTGCCGAAAGTTCGACAGCCACATATTTTCCGAACGTCGGTGAACCGACACGAATATCTACAGCCACATCCAGAACACGTCCGGTGATTACCCGTACTAACTTCGACTGCGAATAAGGAGCCAGCTGATAATGTAATCCGCGGAGTACTCCTTTGGAAGAACAAGATTCATTATCCTGAATAAAATTTACCTTACCGATATGTTGTTCGAACTCGTCCTTCTTCCAGGCTTCCATAAAATACCCCCGTGCATCATTAAAAACCTTAGGTTCAATAATCCACATACCTGGAATTTCTGTCTCAATATAATTCATCCTTTCATTTTTATAACTAACAGAAGACAAAGTAACTTCTTTTTCCTTAGTTCTGCAACAATCAACGCCTGCAAAAAGAATGAAAAAGATTTGCATATTCCAAACATAATGCCTTTCTTTGCACTCGCAAAAACGATAAGACGTTATTTGAAACAAACGGTTCCTTGGATGAGTGGCTTAGTCAGCGGTCTGCAAAACCGTGTACGGCGGTTCGAATCCGCCAGGAACCTCAAAAGAGATAATTCATCGTTAATGCAAAACAAAGTCCGGTTCCTTGGATGAGTGGCTTAGTCAGTGGTCTGCAAAACCATGTACGGCGGTTCGAATCCGCCAGGAACCTCCAAAACAGAAGGATTGGAAAGTAAATTTCTAATCCTTTTTTATTTTCATTGAAGGGGAACAACAAGCCTTCCACCACACACATCCTCCTATTAACACGACACCGAAAATTTTCCAGATCCTTATAGAGGATGACTGATTATATTCCTTATTTTCAGAGAAAGAGGACTGGTTTGTTTGTTGATGGATTATCTCCAATAATGAATTATTCGTATGATCGATCGTATCGATCATGTTATGATATTTGTTGCCTTGTAGTAAGGTTATTTCTGTAGTATATTGATAACCAGTGCTATCGGGTGGTGAAAAGACCATCCGGGTTATATTCCAGTTTATGGAATCTTTCGTGTATATTTTATGGCTTAAAGAAGAAGAATCTTTAAGAGAATGTACCAGTGAATCTATTTGGATAGCCTGTCCCTTTTTTACACTTTCCTGTCGTATCCGGCAAGAGGGTAACAGAATAAGTAAACATAACAACATATAAAATAACACCTGCATCCGGTTATGACCTCTTTCTTTTAAGGAGATATGCAGAAACTTTCGTTTTCTGTACAGGATAGCTTGATCGAAAAGTAACCCCGACTTTTTCAGTATCTCCAGTAACCGACCCGGCCCTTCCGGTATATAACAATCGGCAGCCTCCCCGTTTCGGTGTTGACTAGTAGCAACGCCACCGGCCAAACGGTTTACCGCATCACTGCGATACCCGCTCAAAATGGCAATAGGACCATTATTCAACCGCCTTAACGGTTCCAGTAAATGAGTGGCAAGATAAGCCAGGGCGTGGCAAGCCGCAGACGGAGGTTCGTTATCCAAACCGTTTACTACCGCTATATTACTGTAAGTCAGTTCCTCCTTGCTGAAATGTTCGCTCAGCATGGTTTTATGTGTTGTGTTACTCATGATTGTTGATTTTAAATTTATATGTATAATCCACTCCGAAAAGAGCTCCTGCAAATGTGCTGATCTCACCAAAGGCCACCAGTACGCTACTATCTATCAATCCGTCAGGGGCTACCCAAAAACCGCTGAAGAGAAGAACAATCCCGCTCACTGTGAGCAGGACTGCAATAATTAACTGAATCGTTATCCGTTTCATAAACCTCTACCCTTTTAACTGTCTACTGTCACTTGTCAACTGTCAACTACTCTATCACCGGTCTATCGTCTTCCCCACCGCCATTCTCTTCATCCTTCTTTTCAGACAACTTCTCAAAGCTGACCTGGCTTTTAATGGTACGGAGTGCTTTCCCCGGGAAAAAGCGAACCTTAGGTTCACGGATCAGATTTGTATCAAAAGATTTTTCGTCCGTCACCCCGGGAGACCCGATAGTAAAACGGAAAGTACCCAATTCCCCGACAGTGACACGTCGTCCATGTTGCAGATGACGCACTAATATGACATTCATACGGTCCAACACAGCTTTCACCACAGCACTACCTACCCCGGAGCTATCGCCTACCTCCTCCACAAATTCATCAAATCCCACAAAATCACCCGAAACAATTTGTGCATACTTCTTTTCCGGGATATCCTTCTTATCATTTCCCAAATTCTTTTTAACCACCAGTTTATACTTTACACTCATGACTACAATAATTTAATAGATTAATATTCAAGTACTTTATCGACATCAATACAACAAAGATAAACCGGTAAAAAAATGAAATATGCTGAAATATGCAGCACATATAAGACCTGCAGGCAGGCTGTCGGCGTTTTAAATAAAAATACGAGACAATCCTTGTAGATTTCAGAAGGGGGGAATTAAGTTTTATTAATCAGAAGGCTACTATTTGGGCTCATTATCAGCTTTCCATAGATCAAGCAGGTCACTAAAATCATCCGAAGTAAATTCTTTACGAAGTAGATCTCCCAAATATTCGACCGATTTATTATCGTGAAAAACAAGGAGAAGCACAAAAGACAGGTGTAGATAAGAAGGCATAAAACCATCCTCCCGCTTTCCTTCCAGTAAAGAGAATACCTTTCGGAGGAGTTCCGGTTGTTGCAACTCATAGCCGAGCGAACCGATTACCGTTTTATATAATAGAAAATCCAATGATTTTTGCCAATGGTGTTGAAATAAGTCGGTCAGAAATAAGCGGTAGCGGGGAGGTGTATTTTCCCAGTCACAAAAGGCCGTATCAACGGCAGCCTTTTTATAAAGTTCTTGTTCCGGCTCTGGCAAGTTTTCCAATAATGACTTAAACATTTTTACGGAAGGTGTTTTTCTCCCGAAGAGTTCTTTTAGCTTTGTATACATAATGCATTCAGACAGGGGAATGGTTTATCCCTGCCTGAATGCACCACTGTGACAACAACATATTTATTTACGTTCATTCAATAATCGCAACAACTCTTTACCAGGCCTGAATTTGACACTAGTACGAGACTTTATCAAAACACAAATACCGGTACGGGGATTACGTCCAAAACGTTCACTCTGTTTCCAAGGGGATAAAGTGCCAAAACCATGCAGGATAATGGAATTATCTTTTGCTAGTTCACTAACCATTACATCTTCGAAGATATTTATAAACCGCAGAGATTCCTTTTGAGAGATTGACATCTTTTCTGCGATCTTCCGTGTTAAATCTGATTTGTTCATGTTCTTTATTATTTTATTAATTCAAATCACGTACACAACGTACATATTCTTTATCACTTGTTATTCCATCTTTGTTACTTGCAATATTTCCATTACTAAAATTAAGTCCACACCGTTTGTTCATATTATCTGTACGAACAGAACAACTCCAATACCAATAACCAAGAAATTTAGCACCAAATGTATTAGAGTTTGACTCTTCATCACTAGCATTATTATTAGTACCTTTACATTTATCCCACATGGCAAATAACTCAATATGGGTTGGTAAACGCCAACCTTCTCCTTTCACTGTACAATGCGTCCAAGCATCATTTGTACTATAAACATACGTTTCAGTGCTTTGAGTATCTTCTATCTCTATTGTGTAGGGAGTAGAGATTGTATATGTAGATGATGTGCCTTTATAATCACTCCCTGCTGTACCAGAAAGTATACCTTCATCACTATTGAATGGTGGATAATTCTTATTTCTGTTCAATTTACTAACATAGCTATCTACTGTTGATTGATTGATAGTAATTATATAGACAACACCAGCTTGCTGTGATACAGTAATATTAATAGCTCGAGAAGGAGCAGAAACCACGGATGCAACAAAATTTCCTGAGCGAGCAGAATTTGCATTGCTAAGAGCACTAAAAGTCAAATCAGCATTTCCTAGACCACTCGTTGGACTTACAGTTATACCATTATCATTCTCCGGCTTAATAATCCAAGACAACCCCTCAGTCGCAAAAATATGACCATTAACAGAGCCTCCATCAGCATTTATATCTGAAGAAGGTAGTGTTACGTTAAAGGTAGACCCAGCCTGTTCAACCGTTATATCTGCCAATGGTCCCGGATGAATATCTCCGGCTTCATTTCCTACACGTACACCGATCTTCCCGGAACGTGTAGATGACGATAAATTAAGAGATGCTTTATATCCAACAGATTGTGAAGTTCCTGTAGTCGTTCCGCTCTTTGACGTTAATGTCAGCCAATCATCACCTGTTGTTACTGAGGCTACCCAGGGTAAATCGGATGTTGCCGTAAAGTCCACGGATAAGTTGTCCGCTTTTTCCGGACTTATACTATATGATTTTTTGGAAGAAGTAACAGTAGCTCCTGCCTGCGTGACAGATATGCTTCCGGTTAAGTCCGGATAACTTGCATCACTGATTGCATCTCCTCCTTTTATAAGTAAGGTTCCTGTACGGGAAGAGGCAGACGGATTAGCAGATAAAGTTTTAATTGCCAATGTTTCATTCGTACCTGAAGCCTCCGTTCCCGATACCGGAGCGTCTCCATTCCATCCTAACCAGTTACCCCATTCAGTTTCCAAAGTAGCCGACCACGGCAATCCAGCTGTCGCCTTAAATGTTCCACTTCCGGTAGAACCATTTTCAGCCGCCAACGATACAGACTGTGCCCCAACCTCTAAAGAAGACGGATCTTGCCTTACCTTTATTTCTTTCTCTCCTACCTTAAAAGAAGTCTCCCGTACTTCGGCACGAGGATTAGCTGTCGTCGTATTAAACTCTACTTTATAGGGACCGATAAAATCCAGCCGGTTTCCCGATTCATACGTTTTTCCTCCCACAGTGGCAGATAACCAGCCGGGGATAGTAAAAGCCCAGGATACCCCCGGACGGGTAGTTACCTGAAAGATACCTGTAGCCCCTTTTTCCGGTCCCAAATTCTCCGGGTCTTCCATCTCCGGTACACTCCCCACTGTCACCCGTTTATCCGTAAAATCTATACCCGTCAGCGTTACTTCAATGGCATAAAAACCGTTCCGGACAACATTATAGTCATTATTTCCCGCACCGGGATACAAGGTAAACACCACATTTCCATAAGTTACCCCATCCTGTACAGCTTCACCGCTTAGTTTTATACAAGTAGCATAACTTACCCCCTCACCCGTCTTTTCCGTTGCTCTATCCCCGCCATTGGTTCCCATTCCTGCCGGATTTTCCGGCACATACCAGAAATGAACACCACTGGTCCCCGGAGAAGTAACGGTATAGTTTTTGTAATTTCCGTCACCCGACAGTTGTTCCGGGGCATTCTCTCCGGTATATTTCATTACCTTCGGAACATTACATAATTCAAGCGTGGACGGTATAAAAGAGAAATTCTCTCCACCCACCGAGTAAGCGAATTTAATCTTTGCCAGTGAACGCTTCAACTGGATATCCGCATCAATATTTTCTGTGATTGTTCCGGACCACATGCCGGTCATTACACAAAGGTTACCGACAGGCAGTCCCTCCTCCGTAAAAGCCGTGGAGGTAGTCAATGTATTCAAATCGTTTTCAGAATCGGCTTTACCTGATAAATTGCCAGCATTCGCAACCACCCATACATGGCAGATCCCTTCAATCCGTTTCAGCGGCAGATTCACGCTTTCCTGCGTTGCTAAAGAAGAAAAATATTCCTCTGCAACCAGATCCCCTTTACTATCATACTGTCCCGCCCAAAGGTTTTGCAGGGTTTTATCAGCGGTTTCTCCCGGATCCGTCTGCGACCGGGTAACAACGGTTGTATCGCTACGGGTCTGAAGCATGGTGGTTGTCAGTACATTCAACCGGAAACCGACCTCTATCTCTTCCCCTTTTTTATGGCCGTCACCACTAACCACTTCGCTTTGCGTACAACGGCAACACACAGACAGCAAAAAAAGACCGGCAAATACGACTTTATTCATCTTTATACCTCCTGAATTCATTCTTTCCACTATTATGATATTAGTTAATTGTTGCCCCTCCAATCGTTTCTCCTCCCGTCCAACTGATATGATCCCAACCGGCAACAACCAGACCGAAAGGAGTTCCGGGAGTAACCTCCGGATCAGTCGGACGTCCGTCCGGAGCACCGCCTACATTATTATCCGTCAACCCGAAAGGAGTCCAATCATAGACACTCAACCGAAGC
This is a stretch of genomic DNA from Parabacteroides chongii. It encodes these proteins:
- a CDS encoding D-Ala-D-Ala carboxypeptidase family metallohydrolase, which translates into the protein MSNTTHKTMLSEHFSKEELTYSNIAVVNGLDNEPPSAACHALAYLATHLLEPLRRLNNGPIAILSGYRSDAVNRLAGGVATSQHRNGEAADCYIPEGPGRLLEILKKSGLLFDQAILYRKRKFLHISLKERGHNRMQVLFYMLLCLLILLPSCRIRQESVKKGQAIQIDSLVHSLKDSSSLSHKIYTKDSINWNITRMVFSPPDSTGYQYTTEITLLQGNKYHNMIDTIDHTNNSLLEIIHQQTNQSSFSENKEYNQSSSIRIWKIFGVVLIGGCVWWKACCSPSMKIKKD
- a CDS encoding HU family DNA-binding protein is translated as MNKSDLTRKIAEKMSISQKESLRFINIFEDVMVSELAKDNSIILHGFGTLSPWKQSERFGRNPRTGICVLIKSRTSVKFRPGKELLRLLNERK
- a CDS encoding BACON domain-containing protein, which gives rise to MNSGGIKMNKVVFAGLFLLSVCCRCTQSEVVSGDGHKKGEEIEVGFRLNVLTTTMLQTRSDTTVVTRSQTDPGETADKTLQNLWAGQYDSKGDLVAEEYFSSLATQESVNLPLKRIEGICHVWVVANAGNLSGKADSENDLNTLTTSTAFTEEGLPVGNLCVMTGMWSGTITENIDADIQLKRSLAKIKFAYSVGGENFSFIPSTLELCNVPKVMKYTGENAPEQLSGDGNYKNYTVTSPGTSGVHFWYVPENPAGMGTNGGDRATEKTGEGVSYATCIKLSGEAVQDGVTYGNVVFTLYPGAGNNDYNVVRNGFYAIEVTLTGIDFTDKRVTVGSVPEMEDPENLGPEKGATGIFQVTTRPGVSWAFTIPGWLSATVGGKTYESGNRLDFIGPYKVEFNTTTANPRAEVRETSFKVGEKEIKVRQDPSSLEVGAQSVSLAAENGSTGSGTFKATAGLPWSATLETEWGNWLGWNGDAPVSGTEASGTNETLAIKTLSANPSASSRTGTLLIKGGDAISDASYPDLTGSISVTQAGATVTSSKKSYSISPEKADNLSVDFTATSDLPWVASVTTGDDWLTLTSKSGTTTGTSQSVGYKASLNLSSSTRSGKIGVRVGNEAGDIHPGPLADITVEQAGSTFNVTLPSSDINADGGSVNGHIFATEGLSWIIKPENDNGITVSPTSGLGNADLTFSALSNANSARSGNFVASVVSAPSRAINITVSQQAGVVYIITINQSTVDSYVSKLNRNKNYPPFNSDEGILSGTAGSDYKGTSSTYTISTPYTIEIEDTQSTETYVYSTNDAWTHCTVKGEGWRLPTHIELFAMWDKCKGTNNNASDEESNSNTFGAKFLGYWYWSCSVRTDNMNKRCGLNFSNGNIASNKDGITSDKEYVRCVRDLN
- the rfbC gene encoding dTDP-4-dehydrorhamnose 3,5-epimerase, coding for MNYIETEIPGMWIIEPKVFNDARGYFMEAWKKDEFEQHIGKVNFIQDNESCSSKGVLRGLHYQLAPYSQSKLVRVITGRVLDVAVDIRVGSPTFGKYVAVELSAENKRQFFIPQGFAHGFHVLSDEAVFTYKVDNPYMPSHERGLRFDDPSIGIDWKITDAEALTLSEKDTKSPLLSEAEINYTYK
- a CDS encoding HU family DNA-binding protein, producing MSVKYKLVVKKNLGNDKKDIPEKKYAQIVSGDFVGFDEFVEEVGDSSGVGSAVVKAVLDRMNVILVRHLQHGRRVTVGELGTFRFTIGSPGVTDEKSFDTNLIREPKVRFFPGKALRTIKSQVSFEKLSEKKDEENGGGEDDRPVIE